ttaatttttttaattaattttttatttatatctcttttaaatatattaaattttattaaaaaatgtttggagaatttttttaaaataaaataaaataaaatagagttataataagtaatttatatgttattatagtctaaaaataaaaaatgaataataattttaaaataatttaaaaaaaatatcaccaTAAATTATGAAACAGAGGCACTATATTTTTAGTGcaattagattttatttttataaataaaaacatttatgaATAATTTGATAAACTTATAACACACgtgcttaaaaaattaataattataaactgTTGTAATATATTAGAGTTTCCCTGCAAAATGTCTCATTCCTAAAGCTAAACTGCATGCCTCATCCCTGTGCtctttctttaaaattataaactagAATAAATATAAACTACAAAATCTTCAACTTATGTGCTGAatatatttttgataaattttaaatatttatttatttattcttgaatttaaaagattatttatttatatttgataaatataAACTCAAATCAAGACATATCGCGAACACTTGCAAACATGAGCTTGTAATTTGTCCGATGCTCTGTTTTATTTTTTGTCGGAAGTCCGATGCTCTGTTAAATGGGAACGACGAACAACTTCATTATAAAAATGCAGAATATACAAAAACAGAACAATGATTTAATCCCATAACTCTTTTACATAATCCAATCAGATTTTGACGAAACTCATGAAATTTCACGGCTATAACTAAAAACTCTGGCATCTGCAAACTGGAAGGATTTAATCTTGAACCGGCCGTCGACAAGTGGGGCATAAATTCTGAACCTTCAACCACCGAAAGATGCACTTTTCATGAAATACATGATCGCATGTCATCTTTATGAGTGCGTCTCGGCCACTGGATAATCCCTCTAAACAAATCGCACAATTGTCCGATAATCCGTCGCCATCACGGCCCTTCTTAGCAAAAAACCTCCGCTTCTTCAACTTGTTTAGCGTGGAACTCGATGCACCTCCGGGAACCACTTCTTGGGGCACTTCGTCTATAATCATTGTCAGATCAATGGGATCTCCGACAATCAAGTGCTCATCGGTAATATCCGTGTCTGCCACTACATGGCACCCCAAGAAAGGTTGCTTATTGGCTATGAAAACGAGGAAGCAAGCAATGCGATAAGCTAAGAAATCGCGTAGAGCGTCGTCAAGATTGAAGGAAGAGAACAAATAATCAAGATGGCGTTTGCATGGTTGCTGAGAAAATAAGTCATCATGAGAATGAATCTTGAAGAAGAAAGAGGAGGTTGGAGCAACTGGGTAGGCTTCAATCTCGATCAAGTCTCCTTCAAGGTTTCTGAGTAATTTTCTGTAATTGAAATGGAAACGAACCTCCAGAAAGAAAATGGGTGGCTGCAAGGGATTGAGCAACATTGCAGTAGAATTCAGTTTGACATCAACTCTTCTAGCAGACATCTTGAACGTTGACAGAAACCGACCAAGAATTGAGAGAACAGATAATGAATGTCCTTGCTTATGACTATGGGGTTTATATATAGGCGAGGTTAGGGTCTGAAATTGAACGTTGTTATGTTTTCTTCCATTACAAGGAGAATCTAAATAGTATCTATTGTTTTCCTTATCGCCGGGGGATGTCCGTTGGTCTCAGAATCTATCTGGGATTCGTAGTTACCGACATATGTGGGTAAAGATTCGTTCAAGTCTAATCGGACGGAAGAAGTGGAAACCTATAATCAAGAGATCTATTATTAATTTCAACgcgataattaataataaaaaagaaaaataagaaagtaATTCTCTTCTTATTTTTCCTTCTCTCGTTTGAATGCGGGCATGATATTTGACCTGAAAAAGGATCAAAATGTCCATTGCTGCAACCGGATCCTGAATCCCCTTGAGACTGTGGTTCTGTTAGGAAGCATTCAAGAAAATTAAACagaaaaaggaaattaaaattaaaattaaatgataaaaaattattaattgttatattatatattaaatattaatctgaaaaatataaataaattggcCAATCAAATCCATACAACTAAAATGTAAATAACTcaaataattgataatttaaaattttagcatGATCATATTaggttatattttaaaaatcgttaattattatattatataccaaatattaaattaaataatataattaagttAACCAatcaaaatatagaaaaataaaccaatattatttataaaacaatttacaactctaatgtgattttcaaataatttacaAAAGTAGcgtttatttttgaaaatatgaattaaaatggtattttttaaaaaaaattatgataaatgaactattaaaaaattattaacacataaaaatataaaaaataaaataaaattagtatcCTGAAATTCACAAACTGCAGGTATAGAATCACTTTTCTTTGTcgctaatatatattttttttaactaataatttaaCCAATCACAACGCTTTTTAAAATATCCATAAAAGATGACGTGGCGTAAAGTCCACACCCCTGACAAAGTGGAATGATCTTGAGTCTTGACTAAACTGAGTCGACCCAGCGAACCATTTCcccaatctctctctctctctcatttttGGCTTCTTCGCCACAGCTCTCTCCTTGTCTTCACACAGCTCTTTCCCTTTTTAACCTTTTCCCTCCTTCATGTCTTCACCCCTTGCTTCCACCCAGCTTCGGTTCTAATCCGGCCCAAAACCTAAATGCATCCCTCCACGGCCACCATCACTCCCCAACCATCGCTTCCACCGCCGCCTCCCTCACCGGACAAACCACCGCAAACATTCCTTGACTTAATCACAGGTGTTCTCTCCCTCCTCCTCGTCTCCTCCCTCTCCGTCAGATCTTTCATCGGACGCTGGCAAGTCATCCGTACTAAACTCTCCTCTCTTCAATCCTCACTCTATTTACTCTCTGATTCCCCTCACTGGTCTCAAAACCCTCTTCTTCATACTCTTCTCCCTTCCCTCCTATCAACTCTGCAACGCCTCCACTCTCTTTCCCACCAATGTGCTCTCTCCTCTTTCCCCGGCGGTAAACTTCTGTTTCAGAGCGACCTCGACATGGCTTCCTCCTCCCTCTCCAATCACCTCCATGACCTGGATTTACTTCTCAAGTCTGGAGTCCTCCACCAGTCGAATGCTATCGTCCTCTCGCATCCCGGCCCCAATTCGGACAAAGACGAGTTAGCATTCTTTGTGCGAGATCTTTTTACCAGATTGCAAATCGGAGGGGTGGAGTTTAAAAAGAAAGCTTTAGACTCGCTTATTCAGATTCTAAACGACGATGAGAAATCTGCCAGTTTAGTTGCTAAAGAGGGAAAAGTTGGGTGTTTGATTAGTTTACTCGATTCTCACAATCAACGTGTTATTCAAGAACAAGCGGTCTTGGCCGTGTCAATTCTGGCTGCAGGAAGCGATGAAGCTAGAAAAACTGTATTTGAAGAAGGAGGATTGGGGCCTTTGTTGAGAATCCTTGATACTGGGTCTATGCTTTTAAAAGAAAAGGCTGCGATTGCGATTGAGGCAATCACCGCGGATCCGGAGAATGGATGGGCGATTTCGGCATATGGAGGAGTTTCGTTATTGATTGAAGCTTGCCGATCTGGATCGGAGGCCACGCAGACACATGCTGTAGGTGCTATTAGGAACGTTGCAGCGGTGGAGGATATCAAGATGGCATTAGCAGAGGAAGGTGCTGTGCCAGTTCTAGTTCAATTGCTTGTTTCGGGTACCAGTGCTGCCCAAGAAAAGGCAGCTCATTGTGTGGCGATACTGGCTTCTTCCGGCGAGTATTTTCGCATGCTGATAATACAAGAAAAGGGTTTGCAAAGATTAATGGATTTGATTCAAAGTTTGCCGAATTCAGATACTGTAGAACACGTTATGCGAGCTATCAGCTCTCTTTCAGTCTCAGATTCCACGGCTCGGATTCTGTCATCATCGACCTTATTCGTTATACGCCTTAGCGAATTCACCAAACAGGGCAGCCTATTATTGCAACAAATCTCAGTATCACTGCTTGCCGGCCTCTCAATTAGCGATGGGAACAAGCGAGCTATTTCTGGCTGCATAGCTTCACTGGTGAAGCTAATGGAGATGCCAAAGCCTGCGGGTATACAAGAGGCTGCAACAGCTGCATTAGTGTCGTTATTGACTGTCCGGTCGAATAGGAAAGAATTGATGAGGGATGAAAAGAGTCTGATGAAATTAGTCCAGATGTTGGATCCAAAACATGAGCTAGTTGCCAAGAAGTTTCCGGTAATGGTGGTCGCCGCCGTAGTGAGTGGAGGAAGCGGCGAGTGTAGGAAGAGACTTTTGGATGCTGGAGCTTATCAGCATCTGCAAAGGCTGGCGGAGATGGAGGTTGCCGGAGCTAAGAAGGCTATGCAGAGACTCGCCGGGAATAAGCTGAAGAATATATTCTCCAGGACTTGGAGGGAATAACCAGAAAAGCAACTAACCCCGCCAACAAAAAGGTACGGTCTTTCGAGGACAACATTGGAAATTTGAGgtgttgttttttcttttttggatgTATCTGCCAATGATAACTTGCCAAGTAGCTTAATAATGGGTGACGCTTAAGCTGCAACAGAAGTACACACCATCTAACTGTAGATTAACTTGCCAAGTAGCTATGATCATGAGAATTTTTTATATCACCAAgtcatctttttctttttggtagATGGGAATTTTCTTTGATACATTGGTGGCAAGTAAATGTAAGGTTTCAAATGTTAATTCATTAAGCTATTAAGCTAATAGTTCTACATTAGAACGTTAAACTTGTTATGTTAGAAGGTCAAGGCGTCATACTTGTTCAGACATACCAAACTAAATACATCCATCAAATGAATTCCTTATTTTGTcactaattaaaaattagatttgtggtaaataaaattaaaagaattaaatagccATGAAAGATCAACAAGTTTAATAGCTATTGTTTTGGTAGTTAGATTGTAATTAAGGTGCTCAATTGTCAAGGTTAGACTTTAGACTATATTAGTTCTTTTTTTTGGAATGTGCACAGTGTCTGTTTTAGACTTTTATTGCTTACATTAGGTCGCTTAGACTATGAATAGTCAACCGGCCTCAttcatataataattttctagtgtattttattattattcttgttTTCTAAGGTGGAATTATTATAATGCAGGAGTCTTCTGTTTGTATTTTCTAACTGTCCAAGAATGAGGAAAACACTACTTTTGTGGGCAAAGCAAGCtaccaacaaacacacatcTCGTATACTCCAACCccactttcttttttcttccacCTTTTATAATTTCTATTAACACATGATATCatataatcttatttaattcCAAAATATTTACATATTAAATGGCAAAAGCATGGAGGTGGGTTTTAGGAAGTATCCTCGATTGCTTTTGTTTTTCATATTGTAATCCTTATTGATTGATTCACCCTTGAAGCTTGTAAGGGAGGTTATTATGATTATCAGTCATGCCTtaatctgtaattttttttttttttctggaaaATTGATCAAGTTTGTTTGATAATGTACATCCCAAAGAGTCTGTAATGGCTATGGATTTTTGATACAAACTAAGCGTGCAATGGATTGTTGATGTTTTGATTCTGAATTTTGTTTGGTGTGAAAGTTGAGGGATTATGAACGCCaattattatgattatgatGGTGATGGCAATGGTGGATGTTGATTGATGTGTGGACCTGGTTGTTAAATGTTTAGGAGGGGTACAATAATAGATTACATCCAACCCATAGCACATCCCCACCTGTGACCAGGAAgcttttaaatttagtaactaGCTAGATTTTGCTCTCCTTTTTCTTGGGTCTCTCTTTCAGAACAGGTAATAGAAATCAATGGTAATTATGGGAGTTTTCACTCTGGCAATAAGCAGTCTTCATCAGATTTGGTGATGGCTGGTGGGGTCTTATTGCCTCTTGTTCCTTCCTTCCACTCATACACACACTTGATGCTCCTTTCAACACTTTAAACAAACAACATGATGATCAATTAGGCTTATCAAAGCTTAAACGTAGTCAGCTATACTAACTTGACTGGCCATGACATGAATGTGTGTGATGATTAGGAGTTAAGACAGTGTGGATGCATTCCATCACACCGTTGATCAGATTGATCCGTCTCTTTCAGTCTATTGATTTATGCAGTGGGACCTTGAGATTTTGAGAATCTAGAAAAGGCACCATTTGCaaagaaaaatgtaaaaaagGAATAGAAGGAAGAGGAAGGCTCGGCGTAGATGTAGGGAAGAGAGGGGACTGGATTAGAAACTAGAAACCAGAAAGAGCCAAAGGAGAGGCAAAAACTCACATGGGATGCTTTGTTATGCAGTAGAGACTTTAGACAGAgtctattattataattaattgtaataaataattaaaaaaaaatcaaggaaCAGTGTGAGTGGTCCATTTCATTGTTGTTCACAGGACATGTTCACATGCTCGTCTTTGGTTATTGTATCACAGGCAGCTACTCTAGTACTTGGGTAAAGGTAAAAGTATgtatctctctatctctctcttatTGAAGCTTCTGCTTAAACAATCTGTAAAGCTTCTTCCTACTGctttcatctctctctctctcatgttTCATCAGCTTTCACCATCTTCCTTTCcacatttcttcttctttcccaCCAAATTTCAACGGTTGAGATCATGGCTAACTCTCCTATTGCTTCACAATTTACACTGGGTAACCCTCGATCCAAGCTGAGCCACCTGATAAGCCAAAGGTTAAACTTAATGTttcttgttaaaaatatttttaaaatttttttattcttcataATCATatctaatattttcttaaataattttctattttttggaATATAAATGACGTAACCATAGATTAccgtttataaaattttagaagttTGTactatttcttaaaaaattttacgagatgttaaatttttttaaaatttcaattttcatatTGAGGCAATAAAGTTAAGGGCACtcaatctttttcttttcttttccttaaaTAATAACTAGCAGTTATTTgtcatattataattttttaaaaatttttaataacgtAATTTGATATTGTATTATTTGAtcatattatatgttttaaatataaaattaatataaataataagtaTATAGGGTtacatgaaataaaataaatgtactaatattaatctaaatatttttattcttattagTTAATAAATTTCCATGATTATGTCAAATGAATAATTGAAAGGAAACAAATCCCAAATCCTAAACTAGAATACTACTTTCTAAATAAATAATGCATAGTCCATATTGGGAAAAggactttaaaaaataaaatcaatgccCATCGTGGCAGCAAGGAACAAAGCTAAATTCCTtagctaaaattaaaaaatttaaaggaattcaatttaaattatttatttattttaatttttatgtttaaaataaaataaattaattttttaatttaaaaagtcattttaaataaataaaaggtatgtatgattatataatttttttttttattctacaCTCTATTTTACATATAAAAGTAGAAAGAGGAAGAATATTAAGATTTTCCATAATacatgtttaaaatatttataataatatttaagttaattatttaaatagttaataattttaatatttaaaaattaattttaaaatagatgataattttattttttaaattaattttatttaattaagaaaatcttaaaaagatatataaatatataataaaattatttttttaaataaggatataaatttgattataattttattatttaaattaatttgttggagtttattaagaaaatttaaagTAAGGATGTaacttaatttaaatattactaattaatttaaaaataaaaaattattaaaataacatgtttaaaaattctgaattttttttataattaataatatatattatttaaattttaattaaagtataatagattttaaatttaaataaaagaacAACCTATTCAATTTAGAGTAATTATAGATTTTccgattcttatattttttagctataattcaaatttttccaaaataaaAGTTCTGATCATATTAAATACAagtttggtaaaaaaaaaattccttttaGTTATAGGTTTTATagaatgtattaaaatatttataataagacTAATAAAAAGTAgcatgttttataattttattatttaaagattaattttatttaattaaaaaatcttaaaaaatatataaaaatataataaaattaaaggtaTAAAATACTTTATAAATATGTTTGGACTTAATTAGCCTTAATGAAAAAATGTGGGCTTACAtggcaaaaaaataaaataaaataaaacttatttagtctttaataaaaaaagtagAAGAATAAATTTGAATAATATGTTTTTAGGTGTGAATAATATTAAATGAGGTTAGTAAATGAGATGAGTAAATGGTGTGAGTGCTTGTGTTGGGCCAAAACTGTTTAAGGTTGTCTTGTCTTGAGGGTGAAGAATAACATAGGGAGTTGAAGAAGACTAAGCTGAAATTGTGTTTTCTATAGGTTGGAGGTGGGAATTTTTATACCTCTTCCATACATGTTACATCTAATAAATGTcccttcaaattaaaaaattgtatttttaataaaaaaatttaattgaattattaacgGTGAGCAGTttactaatttaatatttagcCGATTAAAATTATACTCTCACTTAacacatattaaaattttgtataatttaTCAGGACATTAAAACTTTCAATACAGAGATTTAAAACTAACGTCAAAAGGCATCAAAatgtattaatattaatataagtcATATTGAGagcatatataattaaaattaaaaaaaattaagagtttcgaaatcaaaaaataaaaaaaagtttattgCCATGTCTTACACTAAACCAGATAAATATGAAGAATAATAAGGTAGCTTTAAGAATTTAGCATTGAGAGAtaaatttctgatttttttattttaatggtaatctctttattttctgattttaatgtaattttaatgttaatccctttattttttttattttaatctttttgaTGTTTTAACTTTGGATGCAAGTTTCCTCTATGATCCCTTTATGACCTGATATTttcatctttttttctttcttaaacCTAACTTCCTCTTTTTTCTTCTCCATGGAAGAcaatctgcgtcaattgactatcgataaaaaagaaaatattgttgtccctattaaaaacttcaaagatattccgatcgtcacttatgatttctataTGGTAGAaatgtttctcacatacaatccaatcaattttcaaaatatgcAGACCTCTTTGGTAGATTTATGGCGGCAATCCTCAGGCAGTTATTGTATTAAAGGATTTGGTTCTTAGTTAAAAATCAGACATTTAATTTTTGATGGAAATAAAAATTCTTAGTTCTCGTATCAAATTTTTTTGTAGTTTGTTACATATTGGGAGGAGAattttcgttaatgtggaagagtcatagatatgtttatgtgattgacttttcttcaaattttattgattcgattgttttggaaggtaatgttcaatgaaaacttactagttattatggattTCCGAAATCGTAACGATGACATTAGTCTTGGAACCTTATTTAAGCTTTATATCGTAGAAACTCTCTTCCGTGACTTTGTTCGgaagattttaattatttatacttgAGAGATGAAAAAGAATGAGGAGTAtctttgtcaaattatcttatgcaggggtttaaACAGGCATTTGAGGaacatttttgccaaattatctaaTGCaggagtttgattttgaatgattgtaaatttttgttagactctagaactgatatttctattaGATGAGTTTATCGTAGTGCTACTCTAACTCATAATTTGGCTAGAGAATCTACCAGACATAATCGTCTTTCTGTTTGAAATGATATAtctctttatttgatgaaattttattaatataattagtagttttattttttttaaaaaaatcatttttgatgttttatatttttaattgtggAGTTATATTATTCAGTAGCATTAAAAAggttaaaatttacaaaatcaaTAGCATAATAGTACACCATGAAACTAcatattcaattttattatgatgttaaaatagtttattataaataaagtaaaatttatcGTAATgaatatttgataaaatatttgaaaaggaaaaatcCAAGACTTAGTtgtgatttttattttgattagttgcaaattgaagaaattaaaattgtgGTCCTTTGCACTAGAAAATAAAttcagaaattttaaattaaattatactaacttttaaaaaattattttaaattatatcataataataacttttttgtttttttatattaatagttattatttacgtattatataaatataataaaataagtcctataatattttcatattagcAAAAtacacttttttttaatttaaatttaaaaattaaatataattataataaaatttacgattttaaataattttatcaattttttgatgttttgatttaaattagtaaattgtaaaaaaatacCCTATAATACTTTATTAATATTTCCATCATGATTATAATAAacttttattcatttaaattacgtaaaattttattataatttacttgaaaaaataatttttatttagaaaatatttttaataatctgtttttcattatatttaaagataaaacatattaataaattaaaatattatagttttaatcaaaattttaaagtctaaaaaataactttgacaaaaaaaaaatcattttaactaaaaaaaattaaaaaaatatgagttttatgacttaataatactaatataaatatgatcataaaattattaactttttaaattaaaaattgtaataaaattttttatacaaattataATCATTGttagaataatatttaaaaattgattattatattaattaaatactaaattttattatttttatataaaaaataaaccatATTATTTGCGAATATTTAGACATAATTacattatttcaattaatttattttaacattaataattataatattactttaattaatatatttacatatttaaatatatttatctaaattatttaatattttgatactaaccattaattaaatttaaatatattcaaaattttctaatatttgaacttttatcaattgttttatattttaatatcatcTACTAATTAAATTTAGGATTTATTATCGGTTATTTTCTatatcatttttataattatataatatttaaataataatatattttaatatttaacaattcttatcaaaattatctaatttttgccttcaaattttgattttctaGTATTCATTTTTA
This genomic interval from Manihot esculenta cultivar AM560-2 chromosome 12, M.esculenta_v8, whole genome shotgun sequence contains the following:
- the LOC110627332 gene encoding uncharacterized protein LOC110627332; the protein is MSARRVDVKLNSTAMLLNPLQPPIFFLEVRFHFNYRKLLRNLEGDLIEIEAYPVAPTSSFFFKIHSHDDLFSQQPCKRHLDYLFSSFNLDDALRDFLAYRIACFLVFIANKQPFLGCHVVADTDITDEHLIVGDPIDLTMIIDEVPQEVVPGGASSSTLNKLKKRRFFAKKGRDGDGLSDNCAICLEGLSSGRDALIKMTCDHLFVVPI
- the LOC110628485 gene encoding importin subunit alpha-3 — translated: MHPSTATITPQPSLPPPPPSPDKPPQTFLDLITGVLSLLLVSSLSVRSFIGRWQVIRTKLSSLQSSLYLLSDSPHWSQNPLLHTLLPSLLSTLQRLHSLSHQCALSSFPGGKLLFQSDLDMASSSLSNHLHDLDLLLKSGVLHQSNAIVLSHPGPNSDKDELAFFVRDLFTRLQIGGVEFKKKALDSLIQILNDDEKSASLVAKEGKVGCLISLLDSHNQRVIQEQAVLAVSILAAGSDEARKTVFEEGGLGPLLRILDTGSMLLKEKAAIAIEAITADPENGWAISAYGGVSLLIEACRSGSEATQTHAVGAIRNVAAVEDIKMALAEEGAVPVLVQLLVSGTSAAQEKAAHCVAILASSGEYFRMLIIQEKGLQRLMDLIQSLPNSDTVEHVMRAISSLSVSDSTARILSSSTLFVIRLSEFTKQGSLLLQQISVSLLAGLSISDGNKRAISGCIASLVKLMEMPKPAGIQEAATAALVSLLTVRSNRKELMRDEKSLMKLVQMLDPKHELVAKKFPVMVVAAVVSGGSGECRKRLLDAGAYQHLQRLAEMEVAGAKKAMQRLAGNKLKNIFSRTWRE